The following coding sequences are from one Saccopteryx bilineata isolate mSacBil1 chromosome 3, mSacBil1_pri_phased_curated, whole genome shotgun sequence window:
- the LOC136329269 gene encoding ribosomal biogenesis factor-like, with protein MAKSKRKGQKLRSVFQIASQKNFKGKSKAKPVTTKLKKINIVNEEKLRRMNQAFIDIQKELAHFSTGLSLEPRQKPLSPQQCHENSEC; from the coding sequence ATGGCCAAGAGCAAACGAAAAGGGCAGAAGCTCAGGAGTGTGTTTCAAATAGCCAGCCAGAAAAACTTTAAGGGTAAAAGTAAAGCAAAACCAGTTACCACTAAGCTTAAGAAGATAAACATTGTGAATGAGGAGAAGCTTCGCCGAATGAACCAGGCGTTCATAGATATACAGAAGGAGCTCGCCCACTTCTCCACAGGCCTTTCCCTGGAGCCTCGGCAGAAACCGCTGAGTCCTCAGCAGTGTCATGAAAACAGTGAATGTTGA